Part of the Pieris brassicae chromosome 5, ilPieBrab1.1, whole genome shotgun sequence genome is shown below.
ttcatgtTGTTATATAATTGAGAGCGGTATGTTACAGATTATAATTGTACCACAGGTACATATATATcgcgatttttaaaatacaatttttttagtgaaattataatgtaaagaTATTATCCTTATATTATTCGCGtagggaaaaattataaacatttccaTTGTAGCAAAAAGCTAACGACTGAACATACAAGTATGGGAGATGGAGCTTGGTCAGCGCGCAGTTCGGCTGCGGAGGAAGGTCGGCCGCGTTGGGGTGATCGCGGGGTCGCGACAGGTCGCCTTTGGGAACCCACCGCACCCACCGCTAGGCTGCCACAGGTATACCCCAATATAACTACCGCCTAACATGGTTATCTTACAAACGAAATCCTTTTATATAAAGACGATAGTCTACACCGCTAGAAAGTGCGCgggtttagtttttttttgtcactTCGGGTTTCACttcttatttcttattatagaTGCCAAATCAAAATAAGGGTACTCCAGCTTGGGTAGAACGCGGACTTAATAATATGATAGATAATTCATCTGACGTATTAGCTATCGACCAAAGAAGCTCTATTCATTCTGGCTTAGATTTTGACAAATCCTCCTACAATGGGAGTGATGAAGGAAGGTAAAACATTTGCATATttcaacataaaataatattattttaaaacgcaCTTTAACTAACTTCGAGATTTTCGTAACCTTGTTTTTAGATCATACCTCAGAGGTCAAAATGTTCCAATAGAGCCGGAAATCAAAGCACAACGAGAAACAAAGAGGTTAAAAGCGTTAGAATTACAAAACGTTATCCTAAATCAATTAGAGGAGCGTGAGAAGCGTAAGCAAGAAGAAAAAGAACACAGATTAAGAGAAGAACGACTTGAAGAACTGAGAATAAAAAGACAGCAAGAAGAAGACAGAATAAGaatagaagaagaaaaaagacGAAATGAAGATCGCCAAAAACTGGAACAACGAAAATTAGACGCGTTGAAAAGAGCACTAGAAGATGCAGAAAAGAAGGCGAAACAGGAAAAGGACAAAAGATTTAACTGTATAAAACAAGCTAATGCCGTTTGCAAAGACAATATAAATGTCGTTGAAAGCAGTAAAATGTGTTATGATTCTGTAAGGTGCAGCCCTACCAAAGTCGTCAGCCCAACCAAATCTAGCCGAACATATGACGTTCATTCCGCCCACAGCCTAAAGAAAGATACTGCATCGCAACCTTCGTCTACCTACAACTCACCGCGATCCGTAACAAAtggaaatttgaatttatttattcacaatgTCCCCCCACTTAAATTAGCCGATAGCCAAGTTAATATAGTCCCAATTGGCATAGCTGGCACTGGTGAAATTTTAAGCGGtcaacaaaatacaatacaactAGCTGTATTAGTACCACACaacctaaataataattattttaacgtcTCTGTAAACTCAGGTGAAAGCTCGGACGTTGGAAAAGTCTTAACTCCTCGAAAATATCGCGAATTAAGAACTAAAGATGTTGCAACGCAAACTGACGAATTGCTAAAGAACAATAATGATGGAACTAggtttattaatgaaaatgagAGGTTTGTGGATAAAGAATATTCTAACATTGATGAAAACGCACCCCAAGAAATAAACAGAAATACTTTGAAGAAAGACAAACGGTTAAGATCTGAGGAAAggtataaaaaagatatagaAAACCGTCCAAAATGGGGTGCAAACAGACCACAAGCTCAGTATAAAAAACAGAGCGAAAAAGATCCATTTTATACGCAAAAGCGAAAATTACGTCACAAACATAAATCCCAAAGGCAGTACTTATCTCAGTCTAGTGAGGATAGTCGGTCTCCAAGTCCACCGACAAGGTCTGATAAAATCTCGGAAACTAGTTTTAGACCAAGAAATTCACTCAGTCAATCGTATTGGAGAAGTAAACACAACTCACAAGATCAACCTAAAAACGGAAACGAAGGAGAAAATGAGATCAATGTCCAAGAGTTCATATCTCTATCACAAATTACGAAAAATGATAAATACGACCAGAAATCTTTGAACAAGTTGTCTCCTACAAAACGAATAACATTGTCACAGAAATTTATAAACGATAAATACGGAAGCAGAAGGCTCTGGCAAGATGACtctaatgaaaaaaatctaaaatacagTGATATAGAAATACCTAAGaaaatttaagtattaatTAATGACACTAAACGACTGAACaaaatggttttattatacatatcaAATTTGTATCTtgtaagaatttttataaattatttttagtgttaaatTGCATTATGACATAAACTCATGTGCAGTATACGAAATACCTATGCTATATTGATTCCACAATATCCAAGGAAACGTTCGGATCTTGAAAATCAATATCTTTGCGTTGAGTCATTTTAGAATGTAATAAGCAGTTCTCA
Proteins encoded:
- the LOC123709471 gene encoding myb-like protein X, translating into MLSVSKPVSLVQQKKQQWAREREEMSHLYLPWGSGERYTNRLTVRNQFASSLELHKQSCEYTEPIQRQRSPSLPPIHNIDLNKTSDKRTKEILNRNITSAKRFAFYDEDPEGDTSGYGSETVNHMHPRTNGTRNLNSDVVVAWQQEEKSNSKKLTTEHTSMGDGAWSARSSAAEEGRPRWGDRGVATGRLWEPTAPTARLPQMPNQNKGTPAWVERGLNNMIDNSSDVLAIDQRSSIHSGLDFDKSSYNGSDEGRSYLRGQNVPIEPEIKAQRETKRLKALELQNVILNQLEEREKRKQEEKEHRLREERLEELRIKRQQEEDRIRIEEEKRRNEDRQKLEQRKLDALKRALEDAEKKAKQEKDKRFNCIKQANAVCKDNINVVESSKMCYDSVRCSPTKVVSPTKSSRTYDVHSAHSLKKDTASQPSSTYNSPRSVTNGNLNLFIHNVPPLKLADSQVNIVPIGIAGTGEILSGQQNTIQLAVLVPHNLNNNYFNVSVNSGESSDVGKVLTPRKYRELRTKDVATQTDELLKNNNDGTRFINENERFVDKEYSNIDENAPQEINRNTLKKDKRLRSEERYKKDIENRPKWGANRPQAQYKKQSEKDPFYTQKRKLRHKHKSQRQYLSQSSEDSRSPSPPTRSDKISETSFRPRNSLSQSYWRSKHNSQDQPKNGNEGENEINVQEFISLSQITKNDKYDQKSLNKLSPTKRITLSQKFINDKYGSRRLWQDDSNEKNLKYSDIEIPKKI